DNA from Candidatus Polarisedimenticolaceae bacterium:
GCTCCCGTCCTAGTTCGGCTGCCGGATGACGAACTTCGTCTTCACCGGCAGCTTGTGGGCGGCCAGGCGCATGGCCTCGCGGGCCGTCGTCTCGTCCACCCCTTCCATCTCGAAGAGGATGCGGCCGGGCTTGACGACCGCGACCCACGCTTCCGGCGCGCCCTTCCCCTTCCCCATGCGGGTTTCCGCGGGCTTCTTGGTGATCGGCTTGTCCGGGAACAGGCGGACCCAGATCTTCCCGCCGCGCTTGACGAAACGCGTGATGGCCACGCGCGACGCCTCGATCTGGCGCGCGGTGATCCAGCCGTCCTCGAGCGTCTTCAGCGCGAACTGCCCGAAGCTCACCGAGCTGCCGGTGACGGCCTTGCCGCTGCGCCGGCCGCGCTGCTGCTTCCTGAACTTGACCTTGCCTGGCATCAACATGACGAATCCCTCGCGGAGCTCTTCCCGCCGCTAGCGGCGGGCGTCCTCGGCGACGCGGATCTCGCGCGACTCGCCGCGGTAGATCCAGACCTTCACGCCGATGACCCCGTACGTGGTGCGGGCCTCGGCGAACCCGTAGTCGATCTCCGCGCGCAGCGTGTGCAGCGGGAGCCGGCCCTCGAGATACCACTCGGCCCGCGCGATCTCGGCGCCGGCGAGCCGCCCGCTCGTGCGGACCTTGATGCCCTTGGCGCCGAACCGCTGCGCCGACTCGACGGCCTTGCGCATCGCGCGGCGGAACGCCACGCGCTTGGCGAGCTGCATGGCGATCGCCTCGCCGACGAGCTGGGCGTCGATCTCGGGCTTGTCGATCTCGAGGATGTTGATGAACACGTCGCGCTGGGTGCGCTTGCGGATCTCCTCCTTGAGGCGATCCACCTCGGCGCCCTTGCGGCCGATGATGATCCCGGGCCGCGACGTGAGGATGTTGACCTTGAGCTTGTTCGCGGCGCGCTCGATCTCGATCGCCGAAACGCCGGCGTGACCGAGCTTCTTCTTGAGCTCGTCGCGCAGCTTCAGATCCTCGTGAAGCAGCTCGGCGTACTTCTTCTCGGCGTACCACCGGGAGCGCCACGTCTTGTTGAAGCCGATCCGGAAACCGTACGGGTGGACCTTCTGTCCCACGACTACCTCCGCGACCCGGCGGCCCGGCGGGGCGCCGCGCCCTCGACCAGATCGAGGGCGATGGACACGTGACAGGTCTTCTTCAGGATGCGGTAGATGCGGCCCATCGAGCGGGCACGGGCGCGCTTGACGGGCGGGCCCTCGTCCACGGTGGCCTTCTTGACCACGAGGAGATCGACGTCGAGCTTGGCGTCCTTCTGCTGGGCGTTGGCCACCGCGGACTTCAGGAGCTTCTCGAGGTCCTTCGAGACCATCTTCGGCGTGTGCCGGAGGATGGCGAGCGCCTCCCCCGCGTTCTTGCCTCGGATGAGGTCCACGACCAGACGCGTCTTCTGCGCGGAGACGCCGAGATAGCGGAGCTTGGCCGTCGCGATCACGTCCGCCTCCGTCACTTCGCGGCCGCGGCGGTCTTGTCGCCCTTGGAACCGTGACCCTTGAAGGTCCGGGTCGGGGCGAACTCGCCGAGCTTGTGGCCGACCATGTTCTCGGTCACGTAGACCGGGATGAACTTCTTGCCGTTGTGCACCGCGAGGGTGTGGCCGACCATGTCGGGAAGCACCGTCGAGCGCCGGGACCAGGTCTTGACGACCTTCTTCTCGAACTTCTTGTTGAGGTCCTCGACCTTCTTGCGAAGGTGGCCGTCCACGAAGGGGCCCTTGGATACCGAACGTGCCATCGTCGCCCCCCCTTACTTGCTGCGGCGACGGACGATGAACACGTCCGTACGCGGATTGTTGCGGGTCTTCTTGCCCTTGGTGGGAACGCCCCAGGGCGTGCAGGACGGACGGCCGCCCGACGTGCGGCCCTCGCCGCCTCCGTGCGGGTGGTCGACGGGGTTCATGGCGACGCCGCGGACGGTGGGCCTCCAGCCTTTCCAGCGATTGCGGCCGGCCTTGCCGACGCTTTCGTTCTCGTGCTCGAGGTTCCCGATCTGGCCGATCGTCGCCCAGCACTCCTCGTCGACCTTGCGGGTCTCGCCCGACGGGAGCCGGACGAGGGCCCAGCCGCCCTCGCGGGCCATCAGCTGCGCGGAGGCGCCGGCCGAGCGCGCGAGCTGACCGCCCTTGAAGCGCTTGAGCTCGACGTTGTGGATCGTCGTGCCGAAGGGGATCGCCTTCAACGGGAGGGCGTTGCCCACCACGATGTCGGCGTCCGGCGACGCGAGGACCTTCTGGCCCTCGGCGAGTCCGTCCGGAGCGAGGATGTAACGGCGCTCCCCGTCGGCGTAGACCAGGAGCGCGATGTTCGCGCTGCGGTTCGGATCGTATTCGATCGACTCGACGCGGGCGGGAATCCCGTGTTTGTCGCGGCGGAAGTCGATCACCCGGTAACGGCGCTTGTGGCCGCCGCCGCGGTGCCGGACCGACAGCCAGCCGCGGTTGTCGCGCCCGCCGGTGCGGTCCTTCTTCTCGAGGAGCGGCTTGTGGGGCGCGTTCGTCGTCGAGGTCGTGGTGATGACCTCGGTACGGAACCGCACCCCGGGGCTCGTCGGATTGAATTTCTTCAACGGCATGATGGACTCCCGAGGCCTAACTGGCCTCGAAGAACTCGATTTCCTTGGAGCCGGGAGCCAGCCGCACCCAGGCCTTCTTCCAGTCGGGCGACTTTCCCTGCCAGCGGCCCTGGCGCTTGACCTTGCCGCGCACGACGCTGGTCCGGACCTCGGCGACCTTGACGCCATCGAAGAGCGCCTCGATCGCGCGCGCGATCTCGATCTTGTTGGCCCGCCGATCGGCCTTGAAGCAGTAACGGCCGTCCTTCTCCCGGAGGAGCGTCGACTTCTCGGTCACCAGCGGCTGCCGGATCACCCAGTGGGGGCTCTGTGCGCTCACGCCAGCACCTCCGCCAGCCGCCGGAGCGCCGGCTCCGAAACGATCACGGTGTCGTGGTCGAGGACGTCGACGATCGACATCCCCAGCGCGCGGACGACGCGCAGGCGCGGGTTGTTGCGCGCCGCGAGGCCGAGGTTCCGCTCGTCGTCGAGCGAGACCAGGAGCGCCTTCTTCTCGACGCCGAGCCCCTTCGCGAGGGTCGCCTCGAACGCCTTCGTCTTCGGGGTGTCGACCTCGAGGGTCTCGACGCAGACGAGCTTGCCGTCGCGGAACTTCTGCGCGAGGGCGGACTTGATCGCGTTGAGGCGCATCGCCTTGGGGAAGTCCCACGTGTAGTCGCGGGGGACCGGACCCTGGATCGTGCCGCCGTGCCGCCACAGCGGCGAGCGGTTGTCGCCCATGCGCGCGCGGCCGGTGTGCTTCTGCTTCCAGAGCTTCTTGGTGCCGCCCGAGACCTCGATGCGGTTCTTGGTCTTGTGCGTTCCCGCGCGGCCGCCGGCGCGATACGCGCAGACCGCCTCGTAGATGAGGTGCTGCTTGAGCGGATAGGCGAGCACCGCGTCGTCGATCTCGACGGTGCGCACCTGCTGGTTCTTCCAGTTCTTGACGGGGACCTGAGCCATCCTTCGCCTCCCGCCTACTTCGCCGACGGCGTCGCGCCCGGCGACACCTGCACGAGGACGTTGGCGCCCACCGCGCCGGGGACCGCCCCCCGGACCAGCAGCAGGTTCTTCTCCGCGTCGACGCGGACCACCTTGAGGTTCTTGACGGTGATGCGGGCGGCGCCGAGGTGCCCCGGGCCGCGCATGCCCTTGAACACGCGCGACGGGAACGCCGAGGCGCCGATCGAGCCGGGGGCGCGGTGGAACATCGAGCCGTGGCTGTTCGCGCCGCCGCGGAAGTTGTGCCGTTTCATCGCGCCCTGGAAGCCCTTGCCCTTGCTGACGCCGATCACGTCCACGCGATCGACGCCGTTGAAGATGTCCACGAGCACGCGGTCGCCGGGCTTGGGGTCCGAGCCCTCGACGAGACGGAACTCCCGGCGCAGGCGCGTCGGGGGAACACCCGCCTTCTCGTGGTGCCCGCGCTGGGGCTTGTTCGCCCGCTTCGCGGCGTTGGGGTCGACGAAGCCGAGCTGCACCGACTCGTAGCCGTCGGTCCCGGTCGTCTTGCGCTGCACGACGACGCAGGGCCCCGCCTCGATCACGGTCACGGGGGTCACCGTGCCGTCCTCGGCGAAGACCTGGGTCATGCCCACTTTCCTTCCGATCAAGCCGTTGGTCATGACCGCCTCACTGCTGCGAAGGCCCGAACGCCTTGATCTCGACGTCCACGCCCGCCGGGAGGTCCAGCTTCATCAGCGCGTCCACCGTCTCGGGCGTGGGCTGCAGGATGTCGAGCAACCGCTTGTGCGTGCGGATCTCGAACTGCTCCCGCGACTTCTTGTCCACGTGCGGCGACCGCAGCACCGTCCAGCGGTTCCGGACCGTGGGGAGCGGGATCGGTCCCGCGACCCGCGCCCCGGTCCTCTTGGCCGTGTCCACGATCTCGCTCGTGGACTGGTCGAGGATCCTGTGGTCGTATGCCTTGAGCCGGATTCTGATCTTCTCGTTCACCATCGTCATCCCGGCCCCCGAGTCGCCCCGGGGGATGAACCGTGGGGTCCGCCGCGTCCCCGCACCTCGCGGGCAGCCGGCAAACCCGCCGCGGCCGGCCCTACTCGAGGATCTCGGTGACGGTGCCCGCACCCACCGTGCGGCCACCCTCGCGGATCGCGAAACGAAGCCCCTTGTCCATCGCGATCGGCGTGTGCAGCGTCACTTCCAGCGTCACGTTGTCCCCGGGCATCACCATCTCCACACCCGAAGGCAGCGTCGCCGAACCCGTCACGTCCGTCGTCCGGAAGAAAAACTGCGGACGGTATCCCGAGAAAAACGGCGTGTGACGGCCGCCCTCCTCCTTCGTCAACACGTAAACCTCGCCCTTGAACTTCAGGTGAGGCGTGATCGTCTTCGGCTTCGCGATCACCTGGCCGCGCTCCACGTCGTCCTTCCCCGTGCCGCGCAGCAGCAGTCCCACGTTGTCCCCGGCCTGACCCTGGTCCAAGAGCTTCTTGAACATCTCGACGCCGGTCACCACCGTCGTCTGCGTCGGCCGGATCCCCACGATCTCCACCGTGTCCCCGACCTTGATGACCCCCTGCTCCACGCGGCCCGTCACCACCGTCCCGCGGCCCGAAATCGAGAAGATGTCCTCGATCGGCATCAGGAAGTCCTTGTCCACGGCGCGCTGCGGCAGCGGAATGTACGCATCCACCGACTCCATCAGCTTCGCCACCGACTCCTCGCCCCCCGCATCCCCCTGCAGAGCCTTCAGCGCCGACACCCGGATCACCGGAATGTCGTCGCCCGGAAAGTCGTAGGACTTCAACAACTCCCGAACCTCCAGCTCCACGAGGTCCAGAAGCTCCGGGTCGTCCACCGCGTCCACCTTGTTCAGCGCCACCACGATCGCAGGAACGCCCACCTGGCGAGCCAGAAGGATGTGCTCCCGCGTCTGCGGCATCGGACCGTCCGCCGCCGAAACCACCAGGATCGCGCCGTCCATCTGCGCAGCACCCGTGATCATGTTCTTGATGTAGTCGGCATGGCCCGGGCAGTCCACGTGCGCGTAGTGACGGTTCGCCGTCTCGTACTCCACGTGCGACGCGTTGATCGTGATCCCCCGAGCCTTCTCCTCCGGAGCGTTGTCGATCGAGTCGAACGAACGCACCGCAACCTTCGGATTCCGCTTCCCGAGGGTCATCGTGATCGCCGCCGTCAACGACGTCTTCCCGTGATCCACGTGGCCGATCGTTCCCACGTTCACGTGCGGCTTCGTCCGATCGAATTTCTCCTTGGCCATGCCGTGCTCCTCTCCCTCGCCCGTGCTTTGCCCGGTCCCGTCTCCGGGATGCTTCGACCCGCCTCGACTGCCGCGTCCGTAGCGTCGTGGAGCCCATGACCGGACTTGAACCGGTGACCTCTTCCTTACCAAGGAAGTGCTCTACCGACTGAGCTACATGGGCCCGCGCCGCGCCTTCCGAACCCCTATCTTTTGGAGCGGGAAACGGGACTCGAACCCGCGACCCTCAGCTTGGAAGGCTGATGCTCTACCAGCTGAGCTATTCCCGCTCAATCCTCACTAATCCGGTGGAGAGGGAAGGATTTGAACCTTCGAAGGCATAAGCCGGCAGATTTACAGTCTGCTCCCTTTGGCCACTCGGGCACCTCTCCGCACTCCGAACGAACCGCACCTCCGTCGGCGCGCCCTTCGACACCTCCCCGAAACGACCCTCGAGAGGGACGCCCGTGGAGCTGGCGAAGGGATTTGAACCCCCGACCCGCGGTTTACAAAACCGCCGCTCTACCTCTGAGCTACGCCAGCACGCTCGACAAACGCCGGAGGTTATCAGAGGGTCCGGGGCCTTTCAAGGCCTTGGCACGGTTTTTCATACGCGCCGGGCCCGGCGTCGCTGGCGGACGGCTTCGAAGAGGACGACCGCGACCGCGACGGAAACGTTGAGCGACTCGACCCCCGCTTCGAGAGGGATCGCCACACGGTGGTGGCAGGCGTCGAGGACGCCCCGACGAAGCCCCCGCTCCTCCCCACCGGCCACGACGACCACCCGGCCCGGGAGCTCGAGGGTGTCCCACGCGCTCGTTCCCCGCGCATCGAGCCCCAGCACGACGGCCCCGGCGGCGGCGAGATCCCGAAGCCGCGCGGGGATTCGGGAATCCCGCGCCACCGGAATCCGTTCCGCCATGCCGGCCGAGGCCTT
Protein-coding regions in this window:
- the rplP gene encoding 50S ribosomal protein L16; its protein translation is MLMPGKVKFRKQQRGRRSGKAVTGSSVSFGQFALKTLEDGWITARQIEASRVAITRFVKRGGKIWVRLFPDKPITKKPAETRMGKGKGAPEAWVAVVKPGRILFEMEGVDETTAREAMRLAAHKLPVKTKFVIRQPN
- the rpsC gene encoding 30S ribosomal protein S3, with the translated sequence MGQKVHPYGFRIGFNKTWRSRWYAEKKYAELLHEDLKLRDELKKKLGHAGVSAIEIERAANKLKVNILTSRPGIIIGRKGAEVDRLKEEIRKRTQRDVFINILEIDKPEIDAQLVGEAIAMQLAKRVAFRRAMRKAVESAQRFGAKGIKVRTSGRLAGAEIARAEWYLEGRLPLHTLRAEIDYGFAEARTTYGVIGVKVWIYRGESREIRVAEDARR
- the rplV gene encoding 50S ribosomal protein L22 yields the protein MIATAKLRYLGVSAQKTRLVVDLIRGKNAGEALAILRHTPKMVSKDLEKLLKSAVANAQQKDAKLDVDLLVVKKATVDEGPPVKRARARSMGRIYRILKKTCHVSIALDLVEGAAPRRAAGSRR
- the rpsS gene encoding 30S ribosomal protein S19, which produces MARSVSKGPFVDGHLRKKVEDLNKKFEKKVVKTWSRRSTVLPDMVGHTLAVHNGKKFIPVYVTENMVGHKLGEFAPTRTFKGHGSKGDKTAAAAK
- the rplB gene encoding 50S ribosomal protein L2; the encoded protein is MPLKKFNPTSPGVRFRTEVITTTSTTNAPHKPLLEKKDRTGGRDNRGWLSVRHRGGGHKRRYRVIDFRRDKHGIPARVESIEYDPNRSANIALLVYADGERRYILAPDGLAEGQKVLASPDADIVVGNALPLKAIPFGTTIHNVELKRFKGGQLARSAGASAQLMAREGGWALVRLPSGETRKVDEECWATIGQIGNLEHENESVGKAGRNRWKGWRPTVRGVAMNPVDHPHGGGEGRTSGGRPSCTPWGVPTKGKKTRNNPRTDVFIVRRRSK
- the rplW gene encoding 50S ribosomal protein L23 — its product is MSAQSPHWVIRQPLVTEKSTLLREKDGRYCFKADRRANKIEIARAIEALFDGVKVAEVRTSVVRGKVKRQGRWQGKSPDWKKAWVRLAPGSKEIEFFEAS
- the rplD gene encoding 50S ribosomal protein L4 encodes the protein MAQVPVKNWKNQQVRTVEIDDAVLAYPLKQHLIYEAVCAYRAGGRAGTHKTKNRIEVSGGTKKLWKQKHTGRARMGDNRSPLWRHGGTIQGPVPRDYTWDFPKAMRLNAIKSALAQKFRDGKLVCVETLEVDTPKTKAFEATLAKGLGVEKKALLVSLDDERNLGLAARNNPRLRVVRALGMSIVDVLDHDTVIVSEPALRRLAEVLA
- the rplC gene encoding 50S ribosomal protein L3 — encoded protein: MTNGLIGRKVGMTQVFAEDGTVTPVTVIEAGPCVVVQRKTTGTDGYESVQLGFVDPNAAKRANKPQRGHHEKAGVPPTRLRREFRLVEGSDPKPGDRVLVDIFNGVDRVDVIGVSKGKGFQGAMKRHNFRGGANSHGSMFHRAPGSIGASAFPSRVFKGMRGPGHLGAARITVKNLKVVRVDAEKNLLLVRGAVPGAVGANVLVQVSPGATPSAK
- the rpsJ gene encoding 30S ribosomal protein S10, translated to MVNEKIRIRLKAYDHRILDQSTSEIVDTAKRTGARVAGPIPLPTVRNRWTVLRSPHVDKKSREQFEIRTHKRLLDILQPTPETVDALMKLDLPAGVDVEIKAFGPSQQ
- the tuf gene encoding elongation factor Tu — encoded protein: MAKEKFDRTKPHVNVGTIGHVDHGKTSLTAAITMTLGKRNPKVAVRSFDSIDNAPEEKARGITINASHVEYETANRHYAHVDCPGHADYIKNMITGAAQMDGAILVVSAADGPMPQTREHILLARQVGVPAIVVALNKVDAVDDPELLDLVELEVRELLKSYDFPGDDIPVIRVSALKALQGDAGGEESVAKLMESVDAYIPLPQRAVDKDFLMPIEDIFSISGRGTVVTGRVEQGVIKVGDTVEIVGIRPTQTTVVTGVEMFKKLLDQGQAGDNVGLLLRGTGKDDVERGQVIAKPKTITPHLKFKGEVYVLTKEEGGRHTPFFSGYRPQFFFRTTDVTGSATLPSGVEMVMPGDNVTLEVTLHTPIAMDKGLRFAIREGGRTVGAGTVTEILE